TGTCGGTGATCAGTGGCAGGAATCTCTGGAGAATCAGCTTTAAGGAGGTGCAGCCAGTCTGTACGTAACTGACACAAAGACACAGAGGGTCAAATATCACTTGACTTTCACTCCCATATTTATACCAGCTGCTTGAACGTGTCTTACAGCTCACTCACCAACTTAGTGACCTGAGGTTGGTGGTCTCAAACAAACCTCCCCAGCCTGTATGAAAGACACCCCCGGGGAAGAAAGGCTAATAagagggaaggagacaggagAGCAACAGCTGGGCCTAAATAGCAGACAAATGATGAGGCAAACTATGCTCACACCCTCAGACTCTGACATTTGACCCCTGCTCAGCAACCTTCTGTTCAAGCACAGAAACGTTCTGCCTCAGGACTCAATCTCCATGAAACCCACTAATACTCATGGCTGACGAGTAAAAGCCGGAAGTCTTTCCATGAGGGACATCCTGCATTTCTTTACTGTGCAGCTACGAAGTACACGAAATCTTCAAGATGACTCAGAGGCTGCCTCATGACCAGTTCCCTGGTCTAGGTCCATAGTATCTGGAGCATCTTGCTGTCTTGGTTCCCTTCCTACTTACCCACGTGCTCCTGTTCTGTGACTAAACATTTCAACCAGTGTTCTACATGCTCAACTCCAATTCATTCCTTCGACTATCTCCTCTCCTAACTATGATTATAAATTCCAGGTGGAGTATTCCAAACAAGAATACAAATCTTTGGTCCCTTCAGTTTTTGAAGCCATCTATTCTTCCTCAACCTCATCCCTGTTTCTGCATAGCTACTTTCAATTCAAAATATCTAGAACTGCTGCTCCCAATGTCCCTTTTGTAGTGGGTAACAACTCCCACCCCAAGCAAACCCTATCCCCCAAGTTTCTTGGTTTCCCTGTGCTCCTCCTGACCTTTAGCCACTGCACCCCTCTTCCAGATGCTGTATCTATGCAGAACAGTATCGTGCGTGGTTTTCTGGTATTTTCTTTACTGATTAGCTATTCAATACCCAGTGAAACTCATCTAAGAATGCTACTATCCACCTGCTTGTCCTCTAAGGAAGTAGCTTCCTGGACACCTCACCTTTCATATTTGCTTTGAAGGAGCTTCTCTATCTGAGGCAGGATTATAGTACACAGATCCAGTTTCCAGAGAGACctggaaagaaaagaacacacTCCACGAGAACTGGAGACAAGCCTCAGGAGACTGTCTGATTCAACACAAACAATGCATTCAGACCTAAAAACTCAGCCACTTCAGCCTGCACTTTGCTGACTGAGTTCACTCACTCCACCTTGTGATGGAAAGTGGCATAATAGCAGCTCTGGTCATTTCTGGTTGGATTCCTGAAGAACTGGCTGAAGTTTTTCTACAAGACACTCATTTTCCTGAGGAAACCTTAACTGCTAACAATGAAGACACTGCAAGAACCAGTGCCAAAGACCTGATCACTAGTGTTGCAGGCTCAAAGGGGTGGCTAAAATGCATTTGCTCTTATACTGGTGGGGTACAGAGGTGCCATATGTCCAACATAGGAGATGAGTGGATGTTAGGATATGTCTAGTCAATATCAGATACAGCAACCGTATTACATCGAAGGTACCTACTAGACACATCCTTACACAGACACAATAGCTGCGAAGTACTCACGCCTTCTGGTTGACAATGTTCAGTAGGTCCACTATAACAGAGAGATCATTGATGGCCACAGCAGAGTCCACAGATGTCTGAGACAAGTGGAAAGGAGGTGGAGACAAGTTACTGTGAGGTTTACACTAACAGACCCCATGTAATTGTTATGAGAATCACTTTCTAAATACCAGGCACAGGGACATGTTAATAGAGTAGAGACGTGCATCCTGCCACTAGCCATCCTAACCCTTTTAGCAATACACCCACTGATTCACACAAGGGTCCCTATGTAGGAAACAGAAAAGCTCACAGCTAGTTCCAGTCTCAGCCACACTACAGTTCATTCCGCATTTCTTTTGAATCACATAAAAAGAATGAAACAGCACACCAAGGTGTAACGGCAGGAACTGATGCTTGGATATCATATCTTCCTGTAATCGGGGGTTCAGAGCCATTTCTGCACAAACTGAGATGGCCTGTCCAATTGCTCTCCTACCTCCACCCAACAGAGTAAGTCTGACCTGTCCCTAAAATCCAGTAAATCCCACTTCCTTGCCTTGATGTCACCAGTGGTCCACATCGCTCGCACTGTGTCCAGGTTCTTGTGGCGGCTGGTGAGCACCACACACATAGTCTCATGGCCCTTACGGATCTGGGACATGGCTTCCTCATCCACTATCTCGCACTGGCTTTGGTTTTTCACAGCCTGTAGGTACAAAGAGAGAAAACACCAACTGATTGGTGACAGCATAACAAGATGCTCTGGTCTGAGACTGTGGGAAGTGGGTAAAGAGGAGCCTTCTTAGGTTTAATCCTGCTTCCCTTGGCAGTAGGAATATGGGCTACACGAGAATGAATCTCAGTGTAACTGAGTCTGACCTTTCTGGCAGCATAAGGACATGGTAAAGAATTCATATTCTTcaagtctggattttttttcctcagcgAGTTTTACGCACAAACTGAACACAGCTAGTAAAAACTAGACCTGGGAGAGAAATGGGAGACTTTCTGGTGGAATTTTTCACAAGAAAAAAGTCTTTACTGAAAATTTTCAGCTGGAAAACATTGATTTCCCACAGGAAAGTCCAAAgtgaacatttttaaatatttttttaaattctgtttcatattcaaatatttcagtttgtttctttcaaacagaaaaatgttgttttaattttcagtgtGTTTGCCCCATCTTCTCCCCGCAttggaaaaaaaggaagagagcgTGGTAAACCTATCTTTCACGCCTTTTCACAAATTAACAGTGGGTGGTTTTCCCCCCTCACCTCTTCAGACTGTTTCCCAGCTCACAAGCCTTAGAAAACAGTTACAAAATGCtggaaaggaaacaaaagaaaaaaaaattcccacaaaTTTTTGCTGTAGTTTGTTTTCAAACAAACCCCatttccaataaaaaaaattttcaatcacaaaatattcaaccaacccaaattaaaaaaaccccaacgcACACCAAACCACTCTGTGGATTTCATTAGAGGCTTAACTAGACTTCTGTCCAAGCCAAGCTGGAAGCTCCCTTTCATCTGATCATGTTCCTGGTTTGGTATCAGAAGAGTGCCTTGGCTTGCTCTGAAGTGGGGAGGGAAGGTCTTTTACCTTGAGAAATTCTAGGAGCAATCCCAGATTTGGGAGCCAAAGgtgaaaatgaaataatttagAGACACACTGATTTAGATAATTTAGAGACACTTGCTGTAATGCCTACAAAAAAAGTTGACAGATGTTAGGCACCTTGTGTGCTGGCTCACTGCCTGCCATGCCGACCCATAttatctcactgtttccttgagCTCCTGTGTCTCAGGATCCATCCATTGTCACTTGTCTTCTATTTGGACTGtaagctcctaggtgcagggactTTTTGTTCGTTATTTATACAGCAGCTAGCACCATGGGATCCTGGGCAATCATAACCAACCAATCGCTTGTCAGTAGTGAGAGGTGGGAGGGTCTCGAGTGATAATGTGTGAGCAGAGGGAGGGCGAGACCTGTGGTGTCCCTCTGAGGCCtccttcaatgatctgaaacacGGGCTCATGGAATCTTCCCTGGAGCAGTGATTATTTTTCAGTATGAAGAATCCAACTGCAGAGGTGCCCCACATCCCAGCTCAGCCTCACAGGGTTTGTCTCCTCTGTAATCTTTTTTAGTGGTCTAACCCAAGGCTGAACATAAGCAAACCCTGAAGTATGTGTGGTCAGAGACGGCACCAATATTACCTCCTAACTGAGCACAACCAATCCAGGCCAACAGCACTGCTATCCCTTGCTCCCAAACCACCTGCTTAACTCTCCTTCTGCAGAACAAGCTAGTTACTTACTGGCAGAAAGTCAGAGGCCTTCAGCCCAATGGGCGCATTCCTGGCTGCAGGAATCACTGAtggctctgctctggtcacaggcGTTGAGGAGGCTATTGGTGGCCTCTGAACCAGGTCAGGCTGCAGGAGAAAGTGAAATAGAAATTACAGCAGCAatgttctgcctcttccctcacCCACTTTCTTCTGGAACAATCTAAAGTTTGCTGGGAtggctgagagagacagagactctgaggcgtgttgtgaggcttaattaacgaTTGTGAAGAGCATGGAGATACTCCACTGAAAGGCATTATGGCTGCCTGACTGTGAGTGAAGAGGCCCCATCCCGTGGAGCTCAATTAATCTTCAGATACAAAGAAGCCAGTCTAAGAAGCCGCTGAAATTTGACAGCTGTTTCTCTTCAGTGCACACTGGGGTTTTGGAGGAATCAGAGACACAATTAGAACTGTGGAAACAGAATTAAAGTAGCAGAGTCAAAATCTGCTTGTAAAGGGATCTGATCTGACCTCCAGCTCTACACCTGACCCTGCCCAGATCAGAGTTTTCCCCCTTACTGGTCTCCACTGACGTGCACTGGATGAACTGGCATGATTAGCAACACGCCAGAATCTCCAGCGCTTGGAATTCACTGGGAATGCGGGTGTTGAAAGATACTAATGGCTCACACAGTACGTACATTTTCTTGGTTTGGCAGTGGAGTCTGAATGTCCACAACTTGGCTGGGCTTTGCTGCTTCCTTTACGATGACAGGCTCTGGAGTAAGGGAAGGAAGGGCAAGAGGGAAAAGTCACACACTATCCCTTTCAGGAGAAGCTTTCAGCAGAGGCTCGACATGATTCAAGTGTCTGAGTACAGGTCATGTGTGTCTCTGGTCAAGGAGAATCCTGTTGAAACAGCCACCTGCCCTTGAATCCAATCCCATCCTCACCCAGCATTCAGATGGACAGTCCCAACTCACCATCCTCgggaggggctgggaagggcTCACTCTTTCGTGGTGGAGTTCGAgctacaaaaaggggaaaaaaagaaagccaaAGTCACAGATTACAAAGAGCAGCCTTGGGACTGGTGTAACTGACAACAACTAAGAAGATAAGCCAGTCTGCAGTGTCAGTAACTGTCCTATCTCCTCTAGAGCTTAAATGTTGTTATTGTTGGGTTTCAACTGAAGGTTTGCAGCCACTGTGGCTGTGAGGAGCAAAACAGACCAGTACGTTCCCGTAAGTCagaaggagtgaagtgcagaatCAGGCAACATGCTGGCAAATTGATTAGATTAGTGAAGCAGAAAGACGTATAAAAAGATAAGAGATTATTAATTACACCAGTAAGGAAGTCAATATAACTATTATTACTATCTTAGACATCTTATATAATTTTAACCTGTTACTGGCCTTCTAAATGGTCAAAGCTGGGCTTAACCTACCCACCTTAAATGGGAGGCCTTGGAAACTATGGGGTTTGTGGGGTAGTGTGCCTAATGCCATAATTCTAAGAGATATCTCACATTCCAGTACTCTGTTTTGATCTGaccagaaaggcatccaggtCAAGATGGAGCGGTCGGCTTCTGGGCCATAATTCTGTATTGCAAATGAGAGGCTGCAATTTGCTTCCCCATATGCTAGTTAGATACAGCCTTCTAGTAAGTTGCCAATGTAGTCCTTGGTTCAGAGTCCTGTGTTAAAGAATTTTAAATAGAGGTTTTCTGAACTCCAAATAGTCACAGGCTGTGCCAATTAGCCAAAGATCACTCCTTCCCTCTAGAGCTGATTAATTCTCAAGCCCCCAAACCCTGACCTTGCTACCACCCGAAAAGCAGAACAGAATCTTGTACTAACTGATGGAATTCTTGGGCTGGAAGATCTCCTTGTAATCTTCTGGATTCTGGATCTCAGCCTTTGATTCCTTCTCATCCCGGTCATCCTCACTGCTGGGACTGCGCCTCTCGCTCTCCGAATTGTGCTTCACTCTGCCAATAAGAGAGGCCCAGTCAGAAGCAGACTGGTAGGGCATGTTTGAGAGAAAAAGCAGTAAGTTCTCTGCTCTTTCCAACAAAGCATTTAGAACTGTGAAGCACCATCAGATTCTTCCATACCTTTGGGGCTTGCTACAGGTAGTTGATGGCCTGTCATAGATGCGTCGAAGGGAGGATCCTGTGGGGGTGGGCTGAGCCAGAGGCCTATCATCTTTGATCGGTCCATGAAGGCCAGAACCAGACTTTGTGACTCTGCTGAGGTCCACAACGAACGAAGAGACTGTACTCTGAGAGACGGAAACCCCTATCTGCCGAGAACAAGAGTAAGGCAACTTGTTAGGAGTCCAGCATAGTGTTAGCCCCTCTAAGCCGAGGTCCATGGACTGGACTTAGGGTTTCTTCTCCTTTAAATCCGTTACATAACTTGTTTTGAATGGCTTCTCTGTGGTGTTATCCCAAAACAGTGACCAGAAGGGCCTTTAGCAACTGGGAGTGTAAGCGTGGTATGGAAGAATCTACCAGGGAAAGTTACGGAGAATGTGTCGCAGGGCATCAATTAACAGATCAGATACTGGATAAAACAAACGGGAAAAAGGACACTCTGTATATGCCAAATGGCTGCACTTGTGAAAGAGAGAAGCAGCCTGGCAGTGGGGCTAGTGAATGGGAGTGGAACTCAGGAAACCGAGGTCCAATTCATGGCTCTGCCAGTATGTCACTGTGAGACTTACAGCTTGTCATGTCACCTCACCTTCTTATTCTCGCTCTTCCTGCTAGATGGGATAGAAAGGCCTCTACTCTGAAGTGTTTCTTCATGATGGTTGTCTGCATACAGTTATGCTCTTGGCACTGGAGCTCAAACCTTGCCAGCTAACACCCTCCATTGGGCCACATGCTCATGGTATCAAATATCCGAGCTCCGGGGTGCAAAAAGGACTAGAGCCCCAACTACCACCCATTTGTTCCTCAGGAAGCCAGAGAGACTTGGAGTGGGGTAAGAGGGAGCAGCATGTGGAACTACACAAGCAATGATCCGAGGAGAAATGAACGCTGCTCTACATTTATCCGTCATTCTGGGATCTGCTGAGGAGCACTAGGCAAGTGTTAAGACTGACCATGGCCATCTATGAGCTGTGACAGTCGAACATGGCCAGTCTGTAGAAGTCAGAGGCCCAGTAAGCAGCCCAGGGAATTTTTATTCAGTATTTCTGAGACTCTTCTCTCCATTTCATGAAGGGGAACTCACCAGCTGGTTGTTGCAGATCGATAAGTCAGCCACTTTTCCCCAGGTCACCAAGACCACATCAAAGCAGCGCTCCGGCTCCCAGCCATACACACGCAGTGAATCCTGGTAGCCGCTATACAAGCAGCAGCCATCTGGGTTGAAAAGAACACACCTGGAAAAGGAAAGAGACCAAGATTCATCCAAGACTTTACTAACTCATCCAGTCTTTGAAGGACACCGGGGCTGAACGCTTGACTTCACCAGAACACCGTGGATAAGTGTCATAACTTCCTTAGAGCTTCAACCTCAGCAGTATGAACTTTCCTTAGCAAAGTGTCCCATTAGTGAGAACGTGGCCCTTTAACCAGACCGAACCCTCATGCTAGGTCGCTACATAACACACTATGGCACAAGTATAACACACCTGACGGGAGTGGCCTCTTCTTCAATGCAGCTCACCACTTGAAACTTCTCCAAGTCCCAGAATCTGACCGTCCTGTCAGCACAAAGAATGAAAGGAAAGAATAACTGTACATCTCCTTGGAAGTCTGCTGTATTCTAGCAAGTCACCGACCCAGACCGTTGTAATAGTATGCGACAGTATTTTCTACTGCACTTTATTGCTATGTGCTAATGACGAACCCAACTGTAGGTAACGCTAGAGCAGAATTCGGATCCAGCCACCGATGCAAAGGGATATGCTTATTGGCTCCATAGGTATCTAGCACTGACCCAAAGCCATGGATGACTCAGCGGGGAAAGGCTACCTGCAGTGGCTGCATTAGCATGTGACTCAGAAGTCTAGCTCGTTGATTCCTAGTATGACAGAAGTGGCTACTAGACTGTGGGAGAACATGGTAGGATCAGCACGGCATCATAGCACAGCTGCAATCTGCAGTGCAACTGTCCAGCTCCTCCAGTGCTGGGAATGTCACACCCTCTACATGAACAGCAATGTTCCCAGGAGGGTGGAGACCAATACAGGAGCTGATGAATAAACTTCCTGCTTTTTCTTTCCCTGCATGTACCTGTCAGCGCTGCCGGACGCCAAGAGGTATTCATTGGGATGGAACTCAACAACGTTTACTGGGCCTGTATGTCCTGTAAACTCAAACATTATCTTCCCAGCCGCCAGATCCCACAGctggaagaagaaaagaacagTCAGACTCTAGAGAGGATTTGTCTACCCTGGATTGTTCTCCACTAGAAATCTGCTAGCCCACAAGCCTGCCTCTGGCAGGTAATGACCAGGGCCATGAGGGTTATttccagttttgtttttatttggagATTTGTCAAAGAACCTCTATCACTGTTGGAAACTGGCAAGAAAATACAGTGGTGCTAGAGGAGGTATCAGTAGCTAAAATacgatttttttaaaggtatgatGTGTTATGTTATTCTACCTGCAGGGATAAACTTTTCACATCATCTGGTCTTCACTTATAAATCCTGGGTGCAATGACTGACCAGCTCATTTGAACTGAGGTTGAAAATGAAGCCAGCTTCTTGTCCAGAGCCCTCCATACCACAGCAGAAGAAATGGAAGAGTTGCTGCTAGAACAGATACTTcactgaattctctctctctgcattcagcAAGTTGGAGTTGTGTCCCTGACAGCTCTTTGGAGAGTGCACGTGCTTAATCACCCAACTGGCTGAGCTTTCATTTTCAGCCTCAGGTTCAACTCACCTTGCAGTCAATGTACCCGCAACCTTTCGATGAAGGACACTGCCTTGCCTGTTGGACAGTAAGGAATTATATTTCACTTAGCCACATCTCATTTCTGGCTGTTTTGAACTGTTGGACAATTGTCCCTGCATAGAGACAGACCCTATGAAGCTAAGGGGCTCGCATCACTGCAAAGTGAgctggagtgggtgggggagagaattgGCAATGCAAATTAAAGAACagcagtctgcagaagagaacagtgagaagggatttgatagcagccttcaactacctgaagtggggttccaaagaggatggagctcggctgttctcaatgatggcagatgacagaacaaggagcaatggtctcaagttgcagagggggaggtttaggttggatattaggaaacgccATTTCACTAGGTGGGtgatgaagtactggaatgggttacctagggagatggcggaatctccgtccttagaggtttttaaggtcaggcttgacaaagtcctggctgggatgatttagttggtgttggacctgctttgagcaggggactgaactagatgacctcctgaggtcttttccaaccctaatattctatgaacagTACCCCTGCCCTTCCACATGCCCAAGGAGTAATGGCTCTTGCCACGCTCTTGATAATGAATACCATACCTTTACAGTGTGATCATCTGAAGCGGACGCTAACCACTTCCCATCAGGACTAAATCGGAGACACCTAACTGCTTGCGTGTGAccctaaaaaaaacaaccatataCAGCTTGCAATGGCTTTGCACCTTCATTGTGCCCTTAGGAGGAAATCCTAGTTTCCTTTTCCATTTTACACTGTGCTTGTAACAAAATGAAATCAAGTAACATTTATTACAGTTTGAAAGACTCCACAGCTCACATGGAAGGTCCCTGTGTGATTTTAGCTAATTAGAATATGACCATgcaaatcattgttgctaccactgttatataattgcaacaaatcttatacaaagattgacacatggccagaaagggttaagcatcctgaAGGATAAATGACCCAGACtcaacctttagagacatgtCAGAAAAATTAtgtgaatggtaattagggccattccatgttagataggctagaactttgaaatgtaaacctggaggtgatactaattgtatgtgtatatttatatCTTGTCAGAAGTTAGCCAgataaacagacagttcctgtctgtaaCTATAGCTATTGATTCACAGATCAAAAGGACATGTTAACGTTTAAACGAACTATAAACATAGTGATATaaatgaaatgtgtgtgtggggtgggggaggtagcTTCtgtttatggacacccagccagctagttagctataaaatccctctcggtggctgttctctacttgctttacctgtaaagagttaaaaagtctGACTACATGCATaagtaaaaggaagggagtgggtacctgaccaaaagagctaatgggaGAGCTAGaccttttaaaattgggaaaaaactttctgttcgtctgtctgttgttctccggAGAGAGCAGACATGGGGCTAaagctatgctgtaaaaagctgtgacccaggtatgaaaaatcaccaGATCCTACCTAGAACGACTTTGTTTGAAACCGCAGCTaagtaagtagatcaggaaaagTATAGAAAGGCACTATGAGGTTACTTCTTTTATTTGTGTAAgacttgtggactcctctgtgctaaccctcaaatgcttctgttttgttggtaaccattaagctggacctcaagaaaactaTTTTTGGTGCTTAATTAtgatatttgctctttttaaatctagcaatagcctaaattccagatatattttctttctttttaaagaaaggatTGGGATTtattgtgtcctaagaggtttgtgcgtAAGTTGTTTCatcagctggtggcaacagctgatttcctttgttttctttctcagctcttccctgaagagggagtgaaagggcttgagggtactcacagggaggaattcccaagtgtgccttcctggatTCCAAGGTTTTTTTTGCAtctggggtggtggcagcatttaccaagccaaggtcagaaaaaagctgtaaccttgggagtttaatacaagcctggagtggccagtattaatttttagaatccttgtgggcttcaaccttctgcacttgaagtgccagagtggggaat
This Gopherus evgoodei ecotype Sinaloan lineage chromosome 12, rGopEvg1_v1.p, whole genome shotgun sequence DNA region includes the following protein-coding sequences:
- the KATNB1 gene encoding katanin p80 WD40 repeat-containing subunit B1 isoform X1, translating into MAASVATKTSWKLQEITAHSSNVSSLVLGKSSGRLLATGGEDCRVNIWSVNKPNCIISLTGHTTPVESVRINTNEELIVAGSQSGSIRVWDLEAAKILRTLMGHKANICSLDFHPFGSFVASGSLDTNVKLWDVRRKGCVFRYKGHTQAVRCLRFSPDGKWLASASDDHTVKLWDLAAGKIMFEFTGHTGPVNVVEFHPNEYLLASGSADRTVRFWDLEKFQVVSCIEEEATPVRCVLFNPDGCCLYSGYQDSLRVYGWEPERCFDVVLVTWGKVADLSICNNQLIGVSVSQSTVSSFVVDLSRVTKSGSGLHGPIKDDRPLAQPTPTGSSLRRIYDRPSTTCSKPQRVKHNSESERRSPSSEDDRDEKESKAEIQNPEDYKEIFQPKNSITRTPPRKSEPFPAPPEDEPVIVKEAAKPSQVVDIQTPLPNQENPDLVQRPPIASSTPVTRAEPSVIPAARNAPIGLKASDFLPAVKNQSQCEIVDEEAMSQIRKGHETMCVVLTSRHKNLDTVRAMWTTGDIKTSVDSAVAINDLSVIVDLLNIVNQKASLWKLDLCTIILPQIEKLLQSKYESYVQTGCTSLKLILQRFLPLITDILAAPPSVGVDITREERLHKCKLCYKQLKNISNIIKNKSGLSGRHGSAFRELQLLMAVFE
- the KATNB1 gene encoding katanin p80 WD40 repeat-containing subunit B1 isoform X2, with protein sequence MGHKANICSLDFHPFGSFVASGSLDTNVKLWDVRRKGCVFRYKGHTQAVRCLRFSPDGKWLASASDDHTVKLWDLAAGKIMFEFTGHTGPVNVVEFHPNEYLLASGSADRTVRFWDLEKFQVVSCIEEEATPVRCVLFNPDGCCLYSGYQDSLRVYGWEPERCFDVVLVTWGKVADLSICNNQLIGVSVSQSTVSSFVVDLSRVTKSGSGLHGPIKDDRPLAQPTPTGSSLRRIYDRPSTTCSKPQRVKHNSESERRSPSSEDDRDEKESKAEIQNPEDYKEIFQPKNSITRTPPRKSEPFPAPPEDEPVIVKEAAKPSQVVDIQTPLPNQENPDLVQRPPIASSTPVTRAEPSVIPAARNAPIGLKASDFLPAVKNQSQCEIVDEEAMSQIRKGHETMCVVLTSRHKNLDTVRAMWTTGDIKTSVDSAVAINDLSVIVDLLNIVNQKASLWKLDLCTIILPQIEKLLQSKYESYVQTGCTSLKLILQRFLPLITDILAAPPSVGVDITREERLHKCKLCYKQLKNISNIIKNKSGLSGRHGSAFRELQLLMAVFE